TAAGATTTGCTGCAATGACCGCCTTATCCAACTGTTTAAAAGCAGCGCTTCGGCTCATTAAACGACCAGCACCGTGACTTGCAGAATTAATACTTGCAATATTACCTTTGCCACGTACCACAAAGCCTGGAGTGCTCATTGAGCCTGGAATGATACCCATCACACCTTCACCAGCGGGAGTGGCTCCTTTACGGTGTACCATAACCTCGGTACCATCAGCGAGATTTTCTTTCCATGCAAAATTATGGTGATTTTCTATCCTCATTAATGGCGTATGATTTAATGCACGTGCAATTTTGTTGTGAATCTCATGATGATTGGCACTTGCATACTCACCAGCTAAATTCATCGCAATCCAGTATTCCTGACCTTCGTCTTTATCCAGGTCTAACCAAGCCAGATGTTTAGCCTCATTTGGTAACTTAGTTTTTGTCATTGCAATTTTAGAATAGTGATCTGCAACTGTTCCACCAAAACCGCGGGATCCGGAGTGTGACAATAGTGCTAAGTATTTTCCTGCCGGGATGCCATCTAGGGCACCATCTGCTATGGTTAATTCGCCCCATTCTACAAAATGGTTTCCAGTTCCACTTGTTCCCAATTGCGAATAAGCTTTATCCTTTAATGAGCGTATCAATTTAGTTTCGTTCCATGTTTTACGGTCAAATAGCGAGCTATCAAAATAAGATTTAGTTGTGCAACCTATGCCGAAATAGGTACTGTCTAAAAGAATATTTTTAAGTTTATCCTTTTCCGTATCTACAGCTTCCGCAGGTAAATCAAAAATGCTAAGGCACATTCTGCAGGCAATGTCTACACCCACAGCAAAGGGAATAATTGTATTTGCAGTAGTTGCCAGTACGCCGCCGATTGGCAACCCATAACCTTGATGTGCATCGGGCATAAGTGCACCGGCTACTGAAATAGGCAATTGAACCGCTGTTCTCATTTGTGCTAAAGCGCCTACTTCTATATGCTCCAATCCCCAAACCGGGAATTCAGCTAGCTCTTCTTTCAATTTAAAGTTGCTGCGCTCTTGTTTAATAAATCGACCCTCTTTGCGCATTTCGATAATGCTTTCGGCTATATTTTTAAACTTTCCACCTTTCTTTAATGTATAAGGCATTGGGTCTTCAATCACTGCTTCAAGATTCGCTAATATTTCTCGTTTATCCATCACGCCATGTTTTAATAAACCGTTTGCCACACGACTAAAGCTCACCAATATATCGATGTCGTTTATTCCTAGTGCATTTAACTCGCTGTTGCTGATCTTCTCTTTTTCCATGACCATTATTTTATTTAATGGTACAAAGGAATATATCAAGTACGCAGTCTATTTGCGTAGTGAAAAATAATTTATAAATTCAGCAAAAATAATCTGAAATGCCTATAAATCGCAATGCGCTTATCCGTTATCGTACCATTGATAAATGTCTCCAAAATTGTTTTAAGAAATGGACGTTGGACGACCTGATAGAAGCCTGCAGTGATGCAATTTATGAATACCAGGGGATAGATACAGGTGTAAGCAAACGTACAATACAGGCTGATATTGAAATGATGCGCAGCAATAAGCTAGGCTATGAAGCGCCTATAGTGGTTGTAGATAAAAAGTACTATACATATAGCGATAAAGATTATAGCATCACCAATAGTCCGCTGAACCAGCAAGACATGCAGGTGCTTACGGAAGTATCAGACTTGTTGAAGCAATTTAAAGGATTTAACCATTTTACCGATTTAAATGAAATGGTGAGCAAGTTAGAAGATAAAATCTATTCTCAAAAAACACTTAGTCCGCCTGTAATTGATTTTGAGAAAAATGAGAATCTTAAGGGGCTGGAATGGATAGAGGTAATTCGAAAAGCTATAGTGGTTAGGAAAGCTATTTGTATCACTTATCAATCCTTTAAAGCCAGAGAAGCCAGTACTTTTTGTTTTAGTGGCTATTTGCTCAAAGAATATCGTAACCGTTGGTTTGTGCTTGGTATGCAGCATAAGAGAAATTCTAATATCATGAATTTGGCCTTGGATAGAATCCAAACTATAAAAGAAGAGGAGGAACCTTATCGGGAAAATAAGACGATAGACCTTGCCTCTTATTATAACGATGTGATAGGCGTTACAAAAACACCGGGACAGCGCGATTGCGAAGTTATATTTTGGATTGACGAGGCAAATGCGCCATATATCATCACCAAACCTTTGCACCATACTCAAAAGTTATTGGCAAATGAAGCTGATGGAAAGATATTTAGTATTCAAGTGATTCTTAATTTCGAACTGGAGCGTGAACTATTAGGCTTTGGTTCAAAAATTAGAGTACTAGGCCCAAGGATTCTGGTTAAGCAACTGAAAAAACAATTAACTGATGCCGTAGCAAAGTATGAATCAACGTGAGGGTAGTTTTAACGCTTTTTTATGAATATTATACAGCCACAGTACAATATCCTGATAGCTCTCTACACCTTTCTGCTGGTTGTTCAGTTTTAAAAATTGATCTAGCGTAGTTTCCATATATCCAAACATGTTGCTGTTGTATTTACGCCAAAACTCCTTGTCTGCTTTAAAATCTTTAAGCGTAGCTGCGTTGATTTTTTTGCGCAGTCGTACATAATCGGCCGGAGATTTTACGCCAATTTCAAAAAGTACGTTTTTAAGCACACAATAGTTGCCAGAGTACTTGAAATCCAGATCAGAACTTGCAGTGGCAACCAGGTATCCAATCAGATTGGCTTCGTCTTCCCTGGCAATACCCAGTTGATGGGAAATTTCATGACAAGCTACAAAAGGAAGGTTGGCCGCATTGAGCATCATGTTTGCGTTTGCTTCTCCCGATAAAGGATTGTAATATCCCTCTAATCCAATTTTTGTGACCAGCCAGCTGTTTAAAACAGGTTTCAGTGATGGATTATTGTATTTGAAAAAGCTGTTTTTAGCTGCTAGTTGCTTATAAGATGCCGCTGCTTTAGTTTCAAGTTCCGTTATACTATAGATATGCTGAATTAAAGTATCCGGATTTCGCTCTGCCTGAATCTTATTAATCCGATCAGTCATGTAATCTCCCAGAGCAACCAGTTGCGCAGTAGTGTACTTTTCGTTGCTAATGCCCAACTGCTCAGCAATAGGTAAACGGACATAATTTAATCCCCATAATAGTTTAAAAGTGACGTAAAGGATTAATAAAAAGTTGATGGGTTGGATTAATAACGGCTTATTAGAGCTGCCGCCAAAATACTTTTTTGTCTTACTTAGCTTTTTTACCCCATTGATTACGGAATATAACGCATAGCCTACCAGGATGATGTACAGGAAATCCCCCAGCGAAAATGGGAAAAATGAACTCAAAAACCGCTGAATAGCAGAAGTGATTGGATAGGAGCCATACACATATAGTTTTTCTACTAAGGCAGGGCTTAAGCCAACCAAATACAGCAGGAGTGCCAAAAATGCTGTAATAGCCAGTTGGCGTATTTTAGAATTCATCTGTTTTACCTGTCAAAAGCCAATCTTTTACCCGTTTCATTTGTGGTAAACTTACCCTTATTGTAAGCCACATTTCCGGAAACCAGGGTGTAGATGATGGAGGATTGAAAGGTTTGATCTTCAAAAGGCGACCAGCCGCATTTGTACAATATGTTAGGTTTAATAACTTTTACGGGATCATTCAGGTCTACTAAAACAAGATCCGCCCAATAGCCTTCTCTAATGAATCCTCTTTTTTCAATCTGAAAGCAAGTGGCAACATTGTGCGAAGCCTTCTCTACAATCTTCTCTAAGGTAATTTTTCCCTGATGATACATTTCCAGCAAGGCAGACAAAGCATGTTGTACCAGAGGGCCGCCAGAAGGCGCCTTACTGTAAGATTGCTCTTTTTCTTCAATGGTGTGCGGAGCATGATCGGTTGCAATCACATCAATATAATTGTCCAGCACACCTTTTAATATCGCATTCTTATCTGCTTCTGTTTTAACTGCCGGATTCCATTTAATCCAGTTTCCTTTTGTCGCATAATCACGGTCGTCAAACCATAAATGATGTACACAAGCCTCTGCAGTAATCCTTTTATCTTTTAGCGGTGTAACATTGTCAAATAATAGTATCTCCTTTGCTGTAGAAATGTGCAGGATGTGCAGTCTTGTCTGGTATCTTTTTGCCAGTTCTACCGCCAAAGAAGATGATTTATAACAAGCTTCGGCACTACGAATTAACGGGTGCATATCTATCGTGAGATCCTCTCCATATTTTTCCTTAAATACAGCCAGGTTATGCTGTATCGTTTGCTCGTCTTCGCAATGAGTTGCAACTAAGATTGGAGCCTCCTTAAAAATATTTTCGAGTACAACTTCATTGTCTACCAGCATATTTCCGGTAGATGATCCCATAAAAACCTTTATTCCACATACATTTTTTGGGTCTGTTTTTAAAACCTGCTCCAGGTTGTTGTTGGAGGCACCCATAAAAAAAGAATAGTTTGCAAGAGACATTTCTGCGGCTATAGCATACTTATCTGCCAGCAAATCTTGTGTTAATGTATTAGGAACAGTATTGGGCATTTCCATGTAAGAAGTAATACCACCAGCAACTGCGGCCATGCTTTCAGAAAATATATCTGCTTTATGCGTTAGTCCGGGTTCTCTGAAATGTACCTGGTCATCTATCATCCCAGGCAGCAGGTGTAAACCTTCGGCATTAATTTCCTGATCTGCCTTAATATCTATGTTAGGTGCTATTTT
The nucleotide sequence above comes from Pedobacter sp. MC2016-14. Encoded proteins:
- a CDS encoding RtcB family protein, whose protein sequence is MEKEKISNSELNALGINDIDILVSFSRVANGLLKHGVMDKREILANLEAVIEDPMPYTLKKGGKFKNIAESIIEMRKEGRFIKQERSNFKLKEELAEFPVWGLEHIEVGALAQMRTAVQLPISVAGALMPDAHQGYGLPIGGVLATTANTIIPFAVGVDIACRMCLSIFDLPAEAVDTEKDKLKNILLDSTYFGIGCTTKSYFDSSLFDRKTWNETKLIRSLKDKAYSQLGTSGTGNHFVEWGELTIADGALDGIPAGKYLALLSHSGSRGFGGTVADHYSKIAMTKTKLPNEAKHLAWLDLDKDEGQEYWIAMNLAGEYASANHHEIHNKIARALNHTPLMRIENHHNFAWKENLADGTEVMVHRKGATPAGEGVMGIIPGSMSTPGFVVRGKGNIASINSASHGAGRLMSRSAAFKQLDKAVIAANLIDKRITLMGSDMDEAPMAYKDIHAVMAAQQDLVEVLAMFEPRIVRMADPREKPED
- a CDS encoding YafY family protein codes for the protein MPINRNALIRYRTIDKCLQNCFKKWTLDDLIEACSDAIYEYQGIDTGVSKRTIQADIEMMRSNKLGYEAPIVVVDKKYYTYSDKDYSITNSPLNQQDMQVLTEVSDLLKQFKGFNHFTDLNEMVSKLEDKIYSQKTLSPPVIDFEKNENLKGLEWIEVIRKAIVVRKAICITYQSFKAREASTFCFSGYLLKEYRNRWFVLGMQHKRNSNIMNLALDRIQTIKEEEEPYRENKTIDLASYYNDVIGVTKTPGQRDCEVIFWIDEANAPYIITKPLHHTQKLLANEADGKIFSIQVILNFELERELLGFGSKIRVLGPRILVKQLKKQLTDAVAKYEST
- a CDS encoding DUF3810 domain-containing protein translates to MNSKIRQLAITAFLALLLYLVGLSPALVEKLYVYGSYPITSAIQRFLSSFFPFSLGDFLYIILVGYALYSVINGVKKLSKTKKYFGGSSNKPLLIQPINFLLILYVTFKLLWGLNYVRLPIAEQLGISNEKYTTAQLVALGDYMTDRINKIQAERNPDTLIQHIYSITELETKAAASYKQLAAKNSFFKYNNPSLKPVLNSWLVTKIGLEGYYNPLSGEANANMMLNAANLPFVACHEISHQLGIAREDEANLIGYLVATASSDLDFKYSGNYCVLKNVLFEIGVKSPADYVRLRKKINAATLKDFKADKEFWRKYNSNMFGYMETTLDQFLKLNNQQKGVESYQDIVLWLYNIHKKALKLPSR
- a CDS encoding dihydroorotase, whose protein sequence is MNSILIKAATLVNEGRIFIADVFIKDGFIEKIAPNIDIKADQEINAEGLHLLPGMIDDQVHFREPGLTHKADIFSESMAAVAGGITSYMEMPNTVPNTLTQDLLADKYAIAAEMSLANYSFFMGASNNNLEQVLKTDPKNVCGIKVFMGSSTGNMLVDNEVVLENIFKEAPILVATHCEDEQTIQHNLAVFKEKYGEDLTIDMHPLIRSAEACYKSSSLAVELAKRYQTRLHILHISTAKEILLFDNVTPLKDKRITAEACVHHLWFDDRDYATKGNWIKWNPAVKTEADKNAILKGVLDNYIDVIATDHAPHTIEEKEQSYSKAPSGGPLVQHALSALLEMYHQGKITLEKIVEKASHNVATCFQIEKRGFIREGYWADLVLVDLNDPVKVIKPNILYKCGWSPFEDQTFQSSIIYTLVSGNVAYNKGKFTTNETGKRLAFDR